A stretch of Blastocatellia bacterium DNA encodes these proteins:
- a CDS encoding aldo/keto reductase — protein sequence MEKRQFGKTDMQVSVLGYGGAEIGFEGASLENVTTLLNEALDSGLNVIDTAAAYLASEELIGQAVSNRRKDFYLFSKCGAAEGFTKFDWSKTGLLKHIETSLKALKTDFLDLIQLHSCNSETLKQGEAIEALETARQKGYTRYIGYSGDGQDAVFAIKTGAFDSLQTSISIADQEAIDLLLPLAQSYNLGVIAKRPIANAVWRNSQKPENAYHHPYWERIQKLKYDFLSSAESFSIALRFTLSQPGVCTAIVGTKQPGRWQANAKMLEADGPLSAKEIAAICSRWQEVGGENWHGQV from the coding sequence ATGGAAAAACGGCAATTTGGCAAAACAGATATGCAAGTTAGTGTGCTTGGTTATGGTGGTGCGGAAATAGGTTTTGAAGGAGCTAGTTTAGAAAATGTTACAACCCTTCTTAATGAAGCCTTAGATTCTGGGCTTAATGTAATTGATACTGCTGCCGCATATTTAGCTAGCGAAGAATTAATAGGACAAGCAGTTAGTAATAGACGCAAGGATTTTTACTTATTTAGCAAATGTGGTGCAGCAGAAGGTTTTACTAAATTTGATTGGAGTAAAACAGGCTTACTTAAGCATATTGAAACTAGCTTAAAAGCCTTAAAAACTGACTTTTTAGACTTAATCCAACTGCATTCTTGTAACTCAGAAACACTCAAGCAAGGCGAGGCTATAGAGGCTTTAGAAACAGCACGTCAAAAAGGGTATACTCGCTATATTGGCTATAGCGGCGATGGTCAAGACGCTGTTTTTGCTATTAAAACAGGTGCTTTTGATAGTCTTCAAACTTCTATAAGTATTGCTGATCAAGAAGCAATAGATTTACTTTTACCTTTAGCACAAAGCTATAACTTAGGTGTAATTGCTAAACGTCCGATTGCTAATGCTGTTTGGAGAAACTCCCAGAAACCAGAAAATGCTTATCATCATCCTTACTGGGAAAGAATCCAAAAGCTAAAATATGATTTTCTTAGCAGTGCAGAATCTTTTTCCATCGCCTTGCGCTTTACTTTAAGTCAACCTGGAGTTTGTACAGCAATAGTTGGCACCAAACAGCCAGGACGCTGGCAGGCAAATGCTAAAATGTTGGAGGCTGATGGCCCACTTTCAGCCAAAGAAATTGCAGCAATTTGCTCACGTTGGCAAGAAGTTGGCGGAGAAAATTGGCATGGACAAGTTTAA
- a CDS encoding GNAT family N-acetyltransferase produces MTVQINNFPFADLALSQRLEKVEAISNVEFVETRAKLFPESGACWKNIAGAYAMYDGVKSPLTQTFGLGIFQPITESELIEIEDFYKQFQAHVFHEVSPLVDAETTKLLNQRNYQPIEFTNVMFRPLQINENSKHSEKINVRIVQENEHDLWVSTAAKGWSEFLEYADFMLEISQISAKRKNVLSFLAEIDNKAVATGALSICDGVALLAGASTIPDARKQGAQLALLNARLNYAVKAGCNLAMMCALAGSASQKNAERQGFRIAYTRIKWQLVDKNSG; encoded by the coding sequence ATGACTGTGCAAATTAATAATTTTCCTTTTGCTGATTTAGCACTCTCACAACGTTTAGAAAAAGTGGAAGCTATTAGTAATGTTGAATTTGTTGAAACTAGAGCAAAGCTTTTTCCTGAAAGCGGAGCTTGTTGGAAAAATATTGCTGGTGCTTACGCAATGTATGACGGTGTTAAATCCCCACTAACGCAAACTTTTGGATTAGGTATTTTTCAGCCAATTACAGAAAGCGAACTTATAGAAATAGAAGATTTTTATAAGCAATTTCAAGCCCATGTTTTTCATGAAGTTAGCCCACTTGTTGATGCTGAAACTACTAAATTGCTTAATCAAAGAAATTATCAGCCTATAGAATTTACTAATGTGATGTTTCGACCTTTGCAAATAAATGAAAATAGTAAACATAGTGAAAAAATTAATGTAAGAATCGTCCAAGAAAATGAGCATGACTTATGGGTCAGCACAGCAGCAAAAGGATGGAGCGAGTTTTTAGAGTACGCAGATTTTATGCTAGAAATCTCACAAATTAGTGCTAAACGAAAAAATGTGCTTTCATTTTTAGCTGAAATTGATAACAAGGCTGTTGCTACAGGTGCTTTAAGTATTTGCGATGGTGTAGCACTACTAGCAGGAGCTAGCACTATTCCTGATGCACGTAAGCAAGGAGCGCAGCTAGCATTATTAAATGCACGGCTAAATTATGCAGTTAAAGCAGGTTGTAACCTTGCTATGATGTGTGCTTTAGCTGGTAGTGCTTCACAAAAAAATGCTGAACGTCAAGGTTTTCGTATTGCTTATACTCGTATCAAATGGCAACTAGTTGATAAAAATAGTGGTTAA
- the bcp gene encoding thioredoxin-dependent thiol peroxidase: MSLLEVGAKAPTFSTFDQNGKRVSLSDFEGKKIIFYFYPKDNTPGCTKEACAFRDQITQFQDLNVVVIGVSIDSIKSHKSFSDKYQLPFTLLSDTDKDIVTSYGVWGEKTMYGKKYFGINRVTYLINEQGVISAVFPKVKPEIHAEEILKLLSPSK; this comes from the coding sequence ATGTCACTACTTGAAGTAGGAGCCAAAGCACCAACATTTAGCACTTTTGACCAAAATGGCAAGCGAGTTTCATTATCAGACTTTGAAGGCAAAAAAATCATTTTTTATTTTTATCCTAAAGATAACACTCCAGGTTGCACAAAAGAAGCTTGTGCCTTTCGTGACCAAATTACTCAATTTCAAGATCTAAATGTTGTAGTAATTGGTGTTAGCATTGATAGCATTAAATCCCATAAATCTTTTAGTGATAAATATCAGCTTCCATTTACTTTGTTATCTGACACAGACAAAGACATAGTTACAAGCTATGGTGTTTGGGGAGAAAAAACAATGTATGGAAAGAAATACTTTGGAATAAATCGAGTAACTTATTTAATAAATGAACAAGGGGTTATCTCAGCAGTATTTCCTAAAGTAAAACCTGAAATTCATGCTGAAGAAATATTAAAATTATTAAGCCCTAGTAAATAA
- a CDS encoding Uma2 family endonuclease, whose amino-acid sequence MSSPLNFDFDPLYPESDGKPMADSTLQFDWISIIKWGLDKELKNDFVAGDLFWYPVKGDPYTRVAPDVLVALGRPKGPRRSYKQWEEDNIAPQVVFEILSYTNTKEEMAEKLLFYQRHGVSEYYVYDPQHNNLKGWLRAGDKLLAIVPIQNWTSPLLGIRFELTSKDFTIYHVNGERFLDPIEMSEQQQQATKTAQIAEEKLLQEQKRVKKEHQRAEKEHQRAEKEHQRAEKLAAKLRELGIDPSKL is encoded by the coding sequence ATGAGTAGTCCACTTAATTTTGATTTTGACCCACTTTACCCAGAAAGCGATGGTAAACCAATGGCTGACAGTACCCTGCAATTTGATTGGATTAGTATCATCAAATGGGGATTAGATAAAGAATTAAAAAATGATTTTGTAGCTGGAGATTTATTTTGGTATCCAGTAAAAGGTGACCCTTACACGCGTGTTGCTCCAGATGTGTTAGTAGCATTGGGCCGTCCAAAAGGGCCACGTCGTTCTTACAAACAATGGGAAGAAGATAATATTGCCCCTCAAGTTGTTTTTGAAATTCTTTCCTACACAAACACTAAAGAAGAAATGGCTGAAAAATTGCTTTTTTATCAGCGTCATGGCGTTTCGGAATATTATGTTTATGACCCACAACATAATAACTTAAAAGGGTGGTTGCGTGCAGGTGATAAGTTATTAGCCATTGTTCCTATTCAAAATTGGACTAGTCCGCTTTTAGGTATTCGTTTTGAGCTTACCAGTAAAGATTTCACTATTTACCATGTAAATGGTGAACGGTTCCTTGACCCAATAGAAATGAGCGAACAACAGCAACAAGCAACTAAAACTGCTCAAATAGCCGAAGAGAAATTATTACAGGAACAAAAACGCGTCAAAAAAGAACATCAACGCGCTGAAAAGGAACATCAACGTGCTGAAAAGGAGCATCAACGCGCTGAAAAATTAGCAGCTAAATTACGCGAACTAGGAATAGATCCCAGTAAGTTATAG
- the lptC gene encoding LPS export ABC transporter periplasmic protein LptC, with the protein MLRGRLPLIAKAIAIVVFLGVTTLLGIQLVKRMNTVTPSRDKKIKLTQKITAEFNNFKYDYHEGRTRYRLTAAKDKVFSDSRHELEQVKLELFDEDGTVSGQVTSDLCDYDQTKAVLRFQQNVIITSKDGLEVKTEILDYDQTTGNAESPEKVEFSRDRISGNCVGMILESKPSRLEMKEAVYIKVLPANDNAQSVSKAVEITGDWAEYTSDDRVINLEGNAKLAEPDRFLSADLITAYLTEDKKIELVETFGGSQLKSARGDDFSLSAVNMNFFFDAAGKLAQAEARGNSQLENRQKDSTLKINATDMDFAFNTAGKLSQAETQGESHFENQSKTADLKIDSENMYFFFDDLGNLSRAQAVKNVQAETTNKGPARTLTAHELIVSTITSPAGSQVDKIKAIGNVYLKVDAVEPTKEVPNPTKKELKSNEAEVFYYPGGQFLRLAQALGQASVTITPIKEIPGAEKRLMTAEQMELAFFESDNAVRELNAQGKVKLEIETISKEPLPKRISESDKAKANFERTSGELLQALQEGNFKYQEGSRNALAEKAKYDSIKKVIELREGKVMVWDEQARTQADEIDLWTEKQESFARGKVRSTYYSPSTTGQATPFRNMKAPVFITSKDLHIFNARGEAIYTGDARAWQDDNFVRAEKLELFRDERKMLATGKVSSALYQTRKSAVEGKNNQQIVPIFATSDAMNYLDKERFAMYQGSVKIKQGNEMLEAAQVKIFLESEINELKRLEAFEKVVLTQPGRRGEGDEAEYTAQDQKTILTGNMARVVSDLQGTITGRRLTLMGGDDRIFVDDQRGTRRVRSTHEVQR; encoded by the coding sequence ATGTTAAGAGGGCGATTGCCTTTAATTGCTAAAGCAATAGCAATAGTAGTTTTTTTAGGTGTAACTACATTGCTTGGTATTCAGCTAGTAAAAAGAATGAATACCGTTACTCCTTCACGAGACAAAAAAATCAAACTAACCCAAAAAATCACCGCAGAATTTAATAATTTTAAGTATGATTACCATGAAGGTCGTACTCGCTATCGTCTTACTGCTGCTAAAGATAAAGTTTTTAGTGATTCTCGTCATGAACTAGAGCAAGTTAAATTAGAGCTTTTTGATGAAGATGGAACGGTTTCAGGCCAAGTAACTTCAGATCTCTGTGATTATGATCAAACAAAAGCTGTTCTTAGATTTCAACAAAATGTAATCATCACTAGTAAAGATGGCTTAGAAGTAAAAACTGAAATACTAGATTATGATCAAACTACTGGTAATGCAGAGTCACCAGAAAAGGTAGAATTTAGTCGGGATCGCATTAGTGGTAATTGTGTAGGAATGATACTAGAGTCAAAGCCTAGTCGATTGGAAATGAAAGAAGCTGTTTATATAAAAGTTTTGCCTGCTAATGACAATGCTCAATCTGTTAGTAAAGCAGTGGAAATAACAGGAGATTGGGCAGAATATACTAGCGATGATAGAGTAATTAATTTAGAAGGAAATGCCAAATTAGCTGAGCCAGACCGATTTTTAAGCGCAGATTTAATAACAGCTTATTTAACAGAAGATAAGAAAATTGAATTAGTAGAAACATTTGGCGGAAGTCAGCTAAAAAGTGCGCGTGGGGACGATTTTAGTTTAAGCGCAGTTAATATGAATTTCTTTTTTGACGCAGCAGGTAAACTTGCTCAAGCAGAAGCTAGAGGAAATAGCCAATTAGAAAACCGTCAAAAAGACTCTACCTTAAAAATAAATGCTACTGATATGGATTTTGCCTTTAATACAGCAGGAAAACTTTCTCAAGCAGAAACTCAGGGAGAAAGTCATTTTGAAAATCAATCAAAAACTGCCGATTTAAAAATTGATTCCGAAAATATGTACTTTTTCTTTGACGATCTAGGCAATTTATCCCGCGCCCAAGCAGTAAAAAATGTCCAAGCAGAAACTACTAATAAAGGGCCAGCTAGAACACTAACAGCTCATGAACTAATAGTTTCTACTATAACTAGCCCAGCAGGTAGCCAAGTAGATAAAATTAAAGCTATAGGAAATGTTTACTTAAAAGTTGATGCAGTTGAACCAACTAAAGAAGTCCCTAACCCTACTAAAAAAGAACTAAAATCCAATGAAGCCGAAGTCTTTTATTATCCTGGAGGACAATTTTTACGCCTAGCCCAAGCCTTAGGACAAGCTAGCGTTACTATCACACCAATAAAAGAAATTCCTGGTGCTGAAAAACGTTTGATGACAGCAGAACAAATGGAATTAGCTTTTTTTGAGTCAGATAATGCTGTACGTGAACTAAATGCTCAAGGGAAAGTTAAATTGGAAATAGAGACTATTTCTAAAGAACCGCTACCAAAACGTATTAGCGAGAGCGACAAGGCTAAAGCTAATTTTGAGAGAACTAGCGGCGAACTTCTTCAAGCACTACAAGAAGGTAACTTTAAGTATCAAGAAGGTAGTCGCAATGCTTTAGCAGAAAAAGCTAAGTATGATAGTATAAAAAAAGTAATAGAGCTTAGAGAAGGTAAAGTAATGGTTTGGGATGAACAAGCACGAACACAAGCAGATGAAATAGACCTTTGGACAGAAAAGCAGGAAAGTTTTGCTCGTGGAAAGGTTCGCTCAACTTATTACAGTCCATCAACAACAGGACAAGCAACACCTTTTCGTAATATGAAAGCACCAGTATTTATTACATCAAAAGATTTACATATTTTTAATGCACGTGGAGAAGCAATTTATACAGGGGATGCAAGAGCCTGGCAGGATGATAATTTTGTTAGAGCAGAAAAATTAGAACTTTTTCGAGATGAGCGCAAGATGTTAGCTACAGGTAAAGTTTCTTCTGCTTTATATCAAACAAGAAAAAGTGCTGTTGAGGGGAAAAATAACCAGCAAATTGTGCCAATTTTCGCTACTTCTGATGCAATGAACTATTTAGACAAAGAGCGTTTTGCAATGTATCAGGGTTCAGTAAAAATTAAACAGGGCAATGAAATGTTAGAAGCAGCACAAGTAAAAATTTTCCTAGAATCAGAAATAAATGAGCTAAAACGTTTAGAAGCTTTTGAAAAAGTTGTTCTAACACAACCTGGTAGACGTGGTGAAGGGGATGAAGCGGAATATACTGCTCAAGACCAAAAAACTATCTTAACCGGAAATATGGCAAGGGTGGTATCAGATTTGCAAGGGACAATAACAGGTCGTAGATTGACTTTGATGGGGGGCGATGATAGAATCTTCGTCGATGACCAACGAGGCACACGACGAGTCAGATCAACCCACGAAGTTCAACGTTGA
- the lptB gene encoding LPS export ABC transporter ATP-binding protein has product MRSKEAAVGKKTKKLNVEIETLGNKASEISLEQVSAVNNLIEVESLTIPRQLPREITSKTPDKGPEFLRAEGLKKSYRGRCVVNDVAIEVKRGEIVGLLGPNGAGKTTSFYMIVGLEKPDAGHIDLGGGDITNLPMYLRARRGISYLPQEASIFRKLTVEKNILAILETLELSWRERQEQLEKLLEELDIAHVRHTKGYALSGGERRRTEIARCLTLKPYFILLDEPFAGIDPIAVLDIQKIVNRLKASGIGVLITDHNVRETLAITDRAYIINNGSIFRAGTPEELTSDKEVRRVYLGENFRM; this is encoded by the coding sequence ATGAGGAGTAAAGAAGCTGCTGTGGGAAAAAAAACTAAAAAACTTAACGTTGAGATAGAAACGCTGGGAAACAAAGCTAGTGAAATTAGCCTAGAACAAGTATCTGCCGTCAACAACCTAATAGAGGTTGAGTCTTTAACAATTCCTCGTCAACTGCCGAGAGAAATTACCAGTAAAACCCCAGATAAAGGGCCAGAATTTTTGCGTGCGGAAGGATTAAAAAAGTCCTATCGGGGCAGATGTGTTGTTAATGACGTTGCAATAGAGGTAAAACGCGGGGAAATAGTAGGACTACTAGGCCCAAATGGTGCTGGCAAAACTACTAGTTTTTATATGATTGTTGGTTTAGAAAAGCCTGATGCTGGACATATTGACTTAGGTGGTGGAGATATAACTAATTTGCCAATGTATTTAAGGGCAAGACGCGGTATTTCATATCTACCACAAGAGGCTTCAATATTTCGTAAACTAACTGTAGAAAAAAATATTTTAGCTATTTTAGAAACATTAGAACTTTCTTGGCGAGAACGCCAAGAACAACTAGAAAAGTTACTTGAAGAATTAGATATTGCTCATGTACGCCATACAAAAGGATATGCGTTATCTGGTGGAGAGCGACGACGTACAGAAATAGCTCGTTGTTTAACCTTAAAACCTTATTTTATTCTTTTAGACGAGCCTTTTGCAGGTATTGATCCAATTGCAGTACTGGATATTCAGAAAATTGTTAATCGCTTAAAAGCTAGTGGTATAGGTGTTTTAATTACAGATCATAATGTACGTGAAACATTAGCAATCACTGATAGAGCTTATATTATTAACAATGGGTCAATCTTTCGAGCAGGTACACCTGAGGAACTTACTTCAGATAAAGAGGTAAGACGGGTTTACCTAGGAGAGAACTTTAGGATGTAG